GAGTCGTCGGAAGGGTCAACCGGTCAGCCCGACCACGGGCTCGATCGTTTCGCGGGTCTTCTTCAGGGCTTCGATGAGTCGCGGAATGGCCTCGCCATCCAGTCGCTGGACGGGCCCGGCGATGCCCAGCGAACCGATGACGCTGCGGCGGTCGCGAGACCATAGCGGGACTGCGAGCCCGGCGACCGTCGCGGCCGCCTCCTCGCGCGTGTGGCACCACCCGTCCTCCCGCACCCTGGCGAGTTGTTCTTCCAGCTTCGCGTGGCCTGCCGTTTTGGTGTGTTGATGGATCGTGGCGCGAAACGCTTCGGGCTGAAAAGCGAGGATTGCTTTCGCGTGCGCGCCGGCGTTGAGCGCGAACCGCTGACCCAGTTCGATGGAGAAGCGCAACTGCTGCTGACTCTGCGCCATGTCGGTGCAAACCGCGTCGGTGCCGTCGAGAAGAGAAAGGAACACGGTTTCGCCGCTCGTCTGGGCCAGCGCATCGAGCGCGGGTTGCACGACGTCGGAAGGCGCGAAGGTGCGGTGCGCGACCTGACCAAGCTCGAACAGCCGCAAGCCCAGCGAATAGCGGCCGGCGCTGTCCTGCCGCAGGAAGCCATTCTCCGCGAACGACGCGAGCACGCGATGCACCACGGCGTAGTGGACGCCGGTGGCTTTCGCGAGCTCCCTCACGCCCCACGAAGGATCCTGAAGTGTGAATCGGGTAAGCAACGCCAATGCGCTATCGAGTGTTTTGAGCATTTTTTGTCTCCCTATGAGAGACACTGTCTCTCCTTGAAAAAATGATATTTGCGATAGGTGCCTTTAGTCAATCAAGGGTTTACGCGACGGAAAGGTCAGACAATGCGTCGCTGCGAGATGCGCCGCCAAAAAAAAACCCGTCCGTCTGGACGGGCAAAACGAGAGAGCGGAAATTGCCGCCGGGAGCGCGCGATTAGAAGCGCTCGCCGTCGAATCCGGGCAACGCTTGCGTGCCTTCGATCTCGACGGAATGCAGGCGTCTGGCGTTCACGCCCAGAAGCCTGAGCATGGTCGGCGCGACCTGCGTGGTCAGCACACGGTCATCGACCGTGCGGCCCGCGTGCTTCATTCCGGGCGCGTACACGATCAGGCCGAGATGGCCGTCATCTGGCGCGTTGCCACCGTGCTCTTCATCCTTCGACGCGCTCGACGTGTAGATCACGCCCGGATTCGGCTGCACGATGATGTCCGGCGTGCGGCCCTGTTTCGGATCGCCGAACGCGGCTGCGATGCGCGGACCGTAGAGCAGATAGGCATCCGGTCCGTCCGCGCAGATGCCCGGCGCGTTACAGCCCAGATTGTCCTTGAGCGACTTGACCGCCTGCGCAAGCTGATGCTGATCGCGCAGCCAGATGAGACTGACGTCGTCGCTCTGTACGAAGCCGGTGTCGGCCAGCCCGCTGCCATCGTTCAGGTTGCCGGTCTTCGTCGCGTTCTGGCCGTAGTTGCCCTTCGGATCGAGATAGTTGTTCGCCTGAAGCAGCGCCGCGACCGTATCGCCGTTCTTGACGAGCTTGCTGTGATCGGACGGCGACTGGCCGTGCTTGGCCGTCACGATGATCGCGGTGGACCGATACAGGCCGCGCTGTTTCAGCTCCGACACGATACGCCCGAGCGACGCGTCGACATAAGCGATGGCGGCGCTCACCTGCGGACCCGGCGTGAAGCTGGCGTCGAGATAGCCGCCGTTCGTCGCCACCGTGGCCTTCTGCGCGACGCTCAGCGTCTGGAAGTTCGCGCCGAAGAGGGTCGGCACGCCAGGCGAGGCGTCGCCTGTCGAACTCTTGCCGTCGATCTGATTGACGAGCGCCTGCACGTGGAGATCGTCGAAGACTTCGGTATGCGTGTAGATGTCGGTGTAGTTCGAGTTCGTCTTCGGGTCGATGGCGTTGATCTCGGTACGCATCAGATCGTCGACGCCCGCGCCCGACGGTCCGTTCAGCCAGTCGTAGCCCCACGCGTGTTTGTCGGCCCACGCCGTGCGCGCTTGCGGCACGCTCGACTTGACGACCTCGAAGACGGTATTGGTCTTCACATAATCGTGCGGATAAACGGGCTTGCAGACGCCATCGACTTTCGCATGGGGAATCGCCTGCGGATTGAATGCGCCGCCGCCGTCGAGATGCGTGAGCGCTCCGCCGTTCTGGCCATCGATGCCGGTGGTTTCGTCGAAGACCACATTCCAGCCCTGCGCGCCGCTGCAGTTGGCATCGGACGGTGCGTACAGGGTGCGGTCGTACGACACGTCGTAGAAGAGCCCGGTCGTCTTGGGCGAGCCACCGGTCACGAGTGCGGCGAGACCCGGAAAGGAATCGGACAGTCCGGGCGTGTGAGCGTTCGTGTAAGTAACACCGTCCTTCGCGAGCAGCGCGATGTTGGGACACGCATTGGACGCCACGCAGCGCGCGACGTCCTGTTCGTGCAGACCGTCGAAACTGATCAGAATCACATGTTTCGCGATAGCGCGGTCGTCATGATCCGGCCGGCGATGATCGCGCTCGTCCGCCTTCGCATGCGACGCGTGAAAGGCGACCGCCGCGAGAATCGCGCCGAGGAGAGGGCTTTGCGCGAGGGCGCGCCTGTTCGTCTTCTTCATGTCTCACCTTTTTGTCAATTGATGAACCTCTTTTCAGAGGCCTATCAATTTGCGGTGCGATTGCGGCGTGTCCATGAACAAGCGCTTTCGATTGACTGTCTTCTGCGTACTTTATTTTCGTCGATTGCAGTCTTTGTTAAGGATGTCATAAGGATGGGTATGCGTTGCAGGATGAGCCCGATCATCGCCGGGGCTTTTTCTCCCTCAGGATTTGCAGGAAAACCCGTCCTGGCTGAACCATCCCTAGATAACAGATTTGTAATTCAGCTTGCGTGAGGCGCGCGTAAAATTGCCTGCAGACGAACTTTGAGCAAACGGAACTGCCACGATGCGGGTACTCATTGTCGAAGACGAGCAGAAGGCGGGCGCCTACATCAAAAAGGGCCTCGAGGAAGCGGGTTACCTTGTCGACGTGGTCGGCGATGGCGCCGAGGGCCTCATTCTCGCGAAAGAAGAGAACTACGACGTGATCGTTCTCGACGTCATGCTGCCCTCGATGGACGGCTGGTCCGTGGTCAAGAACCTGCGCGAGTCGAAGTCGACGCCCGTTCTTTTTTTGACCGCGCGCGACGACGTTTCCGACCGCGTGCGCGGCCTGGAACTGGGTGCCGACGACTATCTGGTCAAACCCTTCGCCTTTGTCGAACTGCTCGCCCGGGTGCGCTCGCTTGCGCGTCGCGGTCCCCCTCGGGAAAGCGATCTCATCGTTCTCGGAGATCTGGAAATCGACGTCACGCGGCGGCGCGTCAAGCGCGCGGGCAAGCGCATCGACCTCACGCCGCGCGAGTTCGCGTTGCTGCAATTGCTCGCCAGACGGCACGGCGAAGTATTGAGCCGCACGCAGATAGCGTCATACGTCTGGGACATGAATTTCGACAGCGACACCAATGTCGTGGAAGTCGCCATACGAAGACTGCGCGCGAAGATCGACGACGAATTCGCCACCAAACTGATTCAGACCGTTCGCGGTGTGGGTTACGTCATCGCGCTGGAAGACTCGGCGTGATCAGACCACGTTCGCTGACCACCACGCTTGCTCTGGCGTTCGCGGCGACCACACTGGCGGTATTCGGGCTCGTCGGCACGTTCGTCTACTTCGCGCTGGAACAGCAGGTCAAGGTTCAGGATGATCTCGATATCGTTCTCGCGGCCCGGCATACACGCCGCCTTGCCGACGAGTTGACCGACTACGGCGATATTCTGCAGCATCAGGAACGACTCGAAAGCCAGGTGCTCGGAAACGAAGCCCTATCGCTGCGAATCCTCGACTCGGCCGGGAAGACGCTCGTGCAACACAACGTCGATCCAGCGACCGCCACGCTGGAGATTCCCGCCGCCGTACCTGCCGACGCACAGATCACGGAACGATCCATCCTGCCGCTCGCCACGACCGCCGGCGCGCCGATTCGCGCACTCGCGGTCGATGCCTTGCTGCAGAACGGAACGACTGCGACCATCGTCGTCATGCGCAACATGCATGACCGTTGGGTGCTGCTGGATCGATACCGCGACAAGCTGAATGTGGCAGGCATGCTCGGCGTTCTGCTGGCGTTCTGCATCGGCTATTTCCTCGTGCGTCGCGCCATGCGGCCGGTGCGTGAAATGGCTGTCGATGCGGCCAGCATCACTTCGGACAAGCTCAATACACGCATCGAAATGTCGCGCATTCCCACCGAACTCGAACCGCTCGTCGTCTCGCTGAACGGGATGCTCGCCGGACTGGAGAGCAGCTTTCAACGACTCTCGCAATTCACCGCCGATCTCGCGCACGACATGCGTACGCCGCTTTCCAACATGCGTGGTGCGATGGAGGTCGCGCTCGCGCGGCCACGCCCCGTCGAGGAGTATCAGGCGACACTCGAGTCCAGCCTCGAAGAGTGCGAGCGGCTTTCGCGGATGATCGAGAACGTGCTGTTTCTCGCGCGCGCCGAGCATCCGCAGTTTTCGAAGAACATGCGCGTCATCGACGGCGGCAAGGAATTGCAGCATATCGGTGATTACTTCGAGGGACTGGCGGACGATGCGGGTGTTCATATCGTCGTGTGTGGGTCCGCGATGTTGCGCGTCGATGTGGAACTCTTCAGGCGCGCGGTCAGCAACCTGCTTGCCAACGCCATGCGATTCACGCCGGCGCAAGGCGTGATCACCCTGTCGATCCACGACGCGGGAGACATGACCCGCGTATGCGTGGAGAACGAAGGCGCGCCCATTCATCCTTCCCTGCTCGAGCGGATCTTCGATCGCTTTTACCGGGCAGATCCATCGCGCGGTGCGTCAGGGGCGGCTGCAGGATCGGCCGGACTCGGACTTGCGATCGTTCGCACCATCATGGACCTGCACGGCGGCCGCGCGCACGCCGAGAGCGATGCGCGCAGCACGCGGTTCATACTGACCTTCCCGGTTGCGGAAGCGCCTGGCTTGCCCGCGAGACAGAAATAAACGTTCCGCAGGCAGCAGCGTTTCTACGCCTTCAGATTTCAAACTTGTAACGTCACAGTCAGACTTTCGGCAGCGCTCCGAATCCAGAATGACTTCAGCGTCGGCAATCATTGAAGCCGGTGTCGGGAGGGTCAATTGCACTCGGGCAAAACCCTCGTCTTCTATATCGGAGAGGGAAAACCATGAAAGCTATGGCATGTGCGGTACTGGTAGCGACCACATTGCTGCCGTTCAGCGCGTTCGCGCAAACCACGGGCGGCCAGGTGACACGCGCGGAAGTGCGCGCCGATCTCGCGCAGCTGGAAGCGGTCGGGTATCGGCCGAGCACACATGACGCCGATTATCCCAATGCGCTCATGTCCGCCGAAGCGAAAGTCGCAGCGATGCAAGGTCACAACGGCGCGTATGGCGGCGATCAGGGCGGCGCGCATCAAACGGGCACCGCTGCGCAATAGCGTTTGAAGCGGCGTCGCCGCGAAACTCAATTAATCTATTTACGTATTCCTAAGGGACTTGGATCATGAACAAGGCTGCTATGTTTCTTCTCGCTTCATTGGCTATTGGCGTGGCAGGTCAGGCGTCCGCGCAGACCAGCGGATTGACGCGCGCTGAGGTCAATCAACAACTGGTTCAGGCCGAGGCACAGGGTCTGTTGCCTTCGAGCGGCACGGACTATCCGCCGAATGCAGCCGCCGTCGCGCGGAACAAGGCGGCCTTCCAGGCCCGCGAGCAGGCGCATGTCTCGGCAACGGGTTACGGCGGCGCAACGGACGGTCAGACGTCGCACTGAACGCGGACGCGCGGGGAACGGTTTCATCAATTGCGCTACGTCGCGTAAGCAAACGCTAAGCCTTTTTGCTTGCAATCTGTTTACGCTCGTAGCTTTTCCTCGTTCGCCAACCTCCGCCATGTTGCCCACCGCTCTGATTGTGTTTCGGGAAGTGCTCGAAGCGTCGCTGATCGTTTCCATCGTCCTTGCGGCGAGCAGAGGCGTCGCGGGACGTGGATGGTGGGTCGGCGGCGGACTGATTGGAGGTCTGGCCGGCGCGGCCCTGCTCGCGCTCTTCGCGGATGCGCTGTCGAATCTTGCATCGGGGTTCGGACAGGAATACTTCAATGCCGCCGTCATGTTCGTCGCGGTCGCGATGCTCGGATGGCACAGCATCTGGATGAGCCGGCATAGCCGCGAGATGGCGCGGCAGATCGCGGAAGTCGGCAAGGCGGTGGCCAGCGGAACGCGGCCGCTGGCGGGCCTTGCCATCGTGGTTGGCGCGGCCGTGCTGCGCGAGGGCGCCGAGGCCGTCCTGTTTCTCTACGGCGTGCTCGTCAGTTCGCCGGGTCAGAAGCCCGAAATGGCGCTTGGCGGGGTGCTTGGTCTCGCAGGTGGCGTATTCCTGGGCTATGCCATGTATGCGGGCCTGTTGCAGATCCCGCTGAAGCGTCTCTTCACTGTGACCAACGCGCTGATTGTCCTGCTTGCCGCGGGCATGGCAAGCCAGGGTATCGGCTTCCTCATCTCGGCCGATCTCGTGCCGACCTGGGGCGACGCCGTCTGGGACACCTCCGGCCTGCTCGACGAGACCTCGTTGCTCGGCAAGATGCTGCATGCGCTCATCGGCTACACGGCACGTCCTGCAGGTACGCAAATCGTCGCGTACGTTGTCACCGCGGTGACCATCGTCCTGCTGTCCCGCGTCGCGGCCGGGCGGGAAGCGTATAGGCACGCCGTGCGGCACTGAGTTGCACGGGTTGCGCCGGCATGTTTCGACATGCCGAACTCCCGTGCCGCTCCAGTCACAAGTCCAATATCATTGATCGGCCCTTACCCGCCAGCCGCCGCCCAGCGCGACCAGCAGCCCCACGGAGGCGACGGCCCGGCGCGCGTCGATCTGCTCGGCGGTGCGTTCGTTGGTGAGCGCAATGGTCTGCGCGGTCACGACATCCAGATAGCTCACCGCGCCAGCATCGAAACGATTCTTCACAAGCTTCAGGGAGAGCGCCGCCGCGTCCGAGGCGACGCGCTGACTGCATGCTTCGTCGGCGAGTGCGTTCAAAGCTGTGAGGTTGTCCTCGACTTGCTGGAACGAAGTCAGCACGGTCTGCCGGTAATCCGCGACGTAGCCGTCATAGCGGGCATGCGCGCTTTCCAACGAAGCCTTCCGGCGTCCGCCATCGAACAAGGTGCCTGCGAGCTGCGGACCGATTGACCAGAAGAGACTCGGCGCGGTGAGCCAGGGCGCAAAGAAGCTCGACTCCAGACCCGCGCTCGCGCTCAGGACCAGGTCGGGAAAGAACGCGGCGCGCGCTTCGCCGATTTGCGCATTGGCGGCGAACACGCGGCGTTCGGCCGCGGCGATGTCCGGCCGCCGTTCGAGCAATTGCGAAGGCACGGCATGCGGAATGTCCGGCAACAGGAAGGTTTGTTGGCGCGATGGAATCGAAAACGTCGAAGCCGGTTCGCCGATGAGCGTCGCGATCGCATGTTCGAGCATTGCGCGCTGCGACGCGGCTTCGGTCGCCTGCGTGCGCGTGCTTTCCAGTTGCGCCTGCGCTTGCGCGACAGCCGATGCGTCGATTGCGCCGCTGGCAAGTTGCCGCTTCAGCAGTTGCAGGGCAGCGTCGTAGGCACTGACGGAATCGTCGAGAAGCTGCTTTTGTGTATCGAGCGAGCGGAGATTGAAGTAGTCCACCGCGAGCTGACTCGAGAGCGAGAGGCGCAACGCTTCGACATCGGCGGCGCTTGCTTCGGCGCTGGCTTGCGCGTCGAGGGTGGCATCGTGGATGCGCCCGAAGAGATCCGGTTCCCAGGACGCGGATACGCCTGCCGAATAGTCGGAGATGGTCTGTCCCGCCAGCGATTTGCCGAGCAGATTCTGCGAGGTGCGGTAGCGGCTCTGCGCGACGCCGGCGCTCACTGTCGGGAAGAAGCCCGCGCGCTGATAGTCGACCATGGCGCGCGCTTCCTGCAACGAAGAGACGGCCTTCTTCAGCGTCTCGTTCGAGACGTTCACGCGCGCTTCGAGCGCATCGAGCTGCGGGTCCTTGTATGCCGTCCACCACGGGCCGCGCGGTGTCGAATCGGCAGGCTGGGCAACGGACCATTGTGGTGAGCCCGCGAAATGCGCCGGAACGGCGACCTCGGGTTGATGGTACGGCGGCACCGTCGAGCAGGCGGCGAGCGCCACGCAGACGAGGGCGGCGGCGCAACGATGCAGGGCGAAAGGGACGCGATTCATTCTGTTTTCCTTCACGATGCGCTGGCGGTCTTCGCGATCTTCACCGCTTCGCCGCTCGTGATGGCGTCGCCGGGATTGTCGATCACCTTGTCGGACGCCTGCAGGCCGGTCACGACTTCGACATGCGTGCCGAAATCGCGACCGAGCGTCACGGTCCTGAGGCTGATCCGGTTCGATGCATCGACGGTCGCCACCGTCACGCCGTTCGGCCGAAAGAGCAGGGCGCTGACAGGAACATCCAGTTTCGGCGTCTGACTGACGAGTTCCAGATGCGCCTGTGCGTACGCGCCCGGCAACAGCGCGCCATCGCCGTTCGCGACATCCAGCTCGACGCGCAGAGTGCGCGTTACCGGGTCCATCGCGCCGGCATTGCGCGCGACCGTCGCGGGGAAACGTCGTCCGGGATACTGCTGCACGGTGAGATACGCCTGTGTCGTCGAGGTCACGTAAGGCGCGTCGCCCTGCGGGACGTCGATGAATACGCGCAGGGTGTCGCTCTGCACTTCATGGAAGAGTTCGCCCGTGGCGCCAGCGAGTCCCGGTGCGCCGCCTGCCGTGACGAGCGCGCCGACATCGACACGGCGCGCGCTCAGCACGCCGTCGAACGGCGCGAGCACTTTCTCATACGACACGAGTTCCGTGAGGCGGCGCACGTTGGCTTGCGCGGATGACAGCATGGCCTGCTTCGCGAGCATATCGCCGGATTTCGTATCGGCGTCCTGTTGCGAGACCGACTGCGTCTTCAGCATGTCCTGCCAGCGCGCGGCCGTGTCCCGCGCGTAGACATAGTTCGCACGCGCGGTGGCTTCGTCGGCGCGTGCCTGCTGCAATTGCGCGTCGACTTCGGGTGTCTGGATCACCGCGAGCAGTTGCCCTTGCTTCACGTGCGCGCCGATATCGGCGTACCAGTGCTGAACATAGCCGCTGGTGCGCGCGTAGATGGACGCGTCCGAGAACGCCGACACGGCGCCCGGCAGCAGCAGTTCCTGCGTGGCGGGCGCTGCACGCGGCGCGATGACCGAGACGTTCATCACGCTCTGGACGTCGGCCTGCGCGGCCAGCGCGCTTTGTGCATGCAGGCGCGGCACGATGCCGACAGCGAGCAGTGCGGCGGCGATCCCGAGCAGGATCAGCGGAGGAAGAATGCGCCGTGGCGTGCGCGGCTTGGTGGTATGTTCGTCTTGCTGATTCATGATGGTCGTTATTTGGCGTCGATGGAAGGATGGACGTCTGATGCGCCTCGCGCGGCGCGCCGGCGCGCGAGCCAGGCGTGCACGACGCCGAACACCACGGGCACGAAAAGCAGCGTGGACACCGTGCCGAGCATCAAACCGCCGATCACCGCGCGTCCGAGCGGCGCGTTCTGTTCGCCGCCATCGCCCAGTCCGAGCGCCATCGGCAGCATGCCGATCAGCATGGCGAGCGCGGTCATCAGCACCGGGCGAAAGCGTGAGAAGCCTGCTTCGATCGCGGCCTGCACCGGCGCCATGCCATTGCTCAACAGTTCGCGCGCCGCGTTGACCACCAGGATGCTGTTGGCCGTCGCGATGCCGATACAGAGAATCGTCCCGGTCAGCGCCGGCACGCTCAGCGTGGTGCCCGTCGCGAAGAGCATCCACGCGATACCTGCAAGCGATGCAGGCAATCCGCCGATGATGATGAGCGGATCGAGCCACGACTGAAAGTTCACGACCATCAGCAGATAGACCAGCGCGATGGCGAAGATCAGTCCGAAGCCGAGCCCGTTGAACGACTGCGTCATCGACTGGACCTGCCCGCGCATGACGATGGTCGAGCCGCCCGGCAGGTGCGCGCGGCTCTGCGCGATCAGGCGCGACACGTCCGCGGCGACGCCACCCAGATCGCGGCCCTGCACCGAGGCGTAGATATCGATCACGGGCTGCACGTTGTAGTGCGACACGACCGCTTGCTGCGAGCCGCGCTGCATGCTGCCGAGCGACGCCAGGATGCTCTGCGGCGCGCTCGACGCCGTGTGCTGGCTGAGCGGCAGATTGGCGAGCGTCTGCAACGAGTGGATGTCGTACTGAGGCACCTGCGCCATGAGCGGATAACTCACGCCGTTCTTTGGATCGAGCCAGAAATTCGGCGTGGTCTGCGAACTGCCCGAGAGCGAGATCAGCATGTCCTGCGCGATCTGCTTTTGCGTGAGCCCGGCCAGCATGGCCTTGGTGCGATCGACACGGACGTTGATCGCCGGGGCATCGTCGGGTTGCTGGATGTGTGCATCGACGAGTCCGTGGACGCCGCGTATCCGGGCGAGCAGATCGTTGGCTACCGCGCGATTGGCGGCGAGGTTCCTGCCGACGATCTGTATGTCGATCGGCGCGGGCTGGCCGAAGTTGAGAATCTGGCTCGTGATGTCGGCGGGCAGGAACGAGAACGTGGTGCCGGGAAACGAGGCCGCCAGCACGCCGCGCAGTTTCGCGACGTACGATGCGGTGGGCGCATGACCGGGCTTGAGGGCGATCATGATGTCGGCATCTTCCGAGCCGATCGGCGCCGACGACGAATACGTGAGGTTGATGCCGCTCACCGGCAGGCCGATGTTATCGAGCAGCGACGCCTCTTCGGACTTCGGTATCACGGTGCGGATCTTCGCCTCGACTTCATCGGTGAGCCGCGCCGTTTCTTCGATGCGTGTGCCCGTCGGCGCGCGCATGTGCAGGCGAATCTCGCCGGTATCGACACTGGGAAAGAAGTCGCGTCCCGCGAACGGAATCAGCGCCATCGAACCCGCGCAGAACAGCGCGAAGACCATGACGACGCTGCGCGGCCTGCCTGTGTTGCGCGTCAACGCGGCCTTGTAACGCACGCGCAGGGCTTCGAAGCGATGCTCGAAGCCCGCCTGCCAGCGCGACAGAAACGCGAGCCGCCCAGCCGGCGCATGTTTCGCGCGGGCCTTGAGCAGGTACATGGCGAGCGTCGGAATCAGCGTGCGCGAGAAGAAGTACGAAGCGCACATGGCGAACACGACTGCCTCGGCCATCGGCACGAACAGAAAGCGCGCCACGCCCGAAAGCATGAACATCGGCGCGAACACGATGCAGATCGAAAGCGTCGATACGAACGTGGGTACGGCGATCTCACCGGAGCCGTTGAGAATGGCGTCCGCAAGCGGCGCGCCGTTCTCCAGATGATGCGTGATGTTCTCGATCGCGACGGTCGCATCGTCCACCAGAATGCCGACGGCGAGCGCGAGACCGCCGAGCGTCATGATGTTGATGGTCTCGCCGAGCGCAGACAGCGCCAGCAGCGAAGTGATGACCGACAGCGGAATGGTCACCGCGATGATGAGCGTCGCGCGCCAGCTGCCGAGAAAGAGCAGGATCATCATCGCGGTCAGGCACGCGGCGATCAG
The Caballeronia sp. NK8 genome window above contains:
- a CDS encoding DUF4148 domain-containing protein, which translates into the protein MKAMACAVLVATTLLPFSAFAQTTGGQVTRAEVRADLAQLEAVGYRPSTHDADYPNALMSAEAKVAAMQGHNGAYGGDQGGAHQTGTAAQ
- a CDS encoding alkaline phosphatase family protein yields the protein MKKTNRRALAQSPLLGAILAAVAFHASHAKADERDHRRPDHDDRAIAKHVILISFDGLHEQDVARCVASNACPNIALLAKDGVTYTNAHTPGLSDSFPGLAALVTGGSPKTTGLFYDVSYDRTLYAPSDANCSGAQGWNVVFDETTGIDGQNGGALTHLDGGGAFNPQAIPHAKVDGVCKPVYPHDYVKTNTVFEVVKSSVPQARTAWADKHAWGYDWLNGPSGAGVDDLMRTEINAIDPKTNSNYTDIYTHTEVFDDLHVQALVNQIDGKSSTGDASPGVPTLFGANFQTLSVAQKATVATNGGYLDASFTPGPQVSAAIAYVDASLGRIVSELKQRGLYRSTAIIVTAKHGQSPSDHSKLVKNGDTVAALLQANNYLDPKGNYGQNATKTGNLNDGSGLADTGFVQSDDVSLIWLRDQHQLAQAVKSLKDNLGCNAPGICADGPDAYLLYGPRIAAAFGDPKQGRTPDIIVQPNPGVIYTSSASKDEEHGGNAPDDGHLGLIVYAPGMKHAGRTVDDRVLTTQVAPTMLRLLGVNARRLHSVEIEGTQALPGFDGERF
- a CDS encoding heavy metal response regulator transcription factor; translated protein: MRVLIVEDEQKAGAYIKKGLEEAGYLVDVVGDGAEGLILAKEENYDVIVLDVMLPSMDGWSVVKNLRESKSTPVLFLTARDDVSDRVRGLELGADDYLVKPFAFVELLARVRSLARRGPPRESDLIVLGDLEIDVTRRRVKRAGKRIDLTPREFALLQLLARRHGEVLSRTQIASYVWDMNFDSDTNVVEVAIRRLRAKIDDEFATKLIQTVRGVGYVIALEDSA
- a CDS encoding efflux RND transporter periplasmic adaptor subunit, which translates into the protein MNQQDEHTTKPRTPRRILPPLILLGIAAALLAVGIVPRLHAQSALAAQADVQSVMNVSVIAPRAAPATQELLLPGAVSAFSDASIYARTSGYVQHWYADIGAHVKQGQLLAVIQTPEVDAQLQQARADEATARANYVYARDTAARWQDMLKTQSVSQQDADTKSGDMLAKQAMLSSAQANVRRLTELVSYEKVLAPFDGVLSARRVDVGALVTAGGAPGLAGATGELFHEVQSDTLRVFIDVPQGDAPYVTSTTQAYLTVQQYPGRRFPATVARNAGAMDPVTRTLRVELDVANGDGALLPGAYAQAHLELVSQTPKLDVPVSALLFRPNGVTVATVDASNRISLRTVTLGRDFGTHVEVVTGLQASDKVIDNPGDAITSGEAVKIAKTASAS
- a CDS encoding IclR family transcriptional regulator, whose product is MLKTLDSALALLTRFTLQDPSWGVRELAKATGVHYAVVHRVLASFAENGFLRQDSAGRYSLGLRLFELGQVAHRTFAPSDVVQPALDALAQTSGETVFLSLLDGTDAVCTDMAQSQQQLRFSIELGQRFALNAGAHAKAILAFQPEAFRATIHQHTKTAGHAKLEEQLARVREDGWCHTREEAAATVAGLAVPLWSRDRRSVIGSLGIAGPVQRLDGEAIPRLIEALKKTRETIEPVVGLTG
- a CDS encoding heavy metal sensor histidine kinase is translated as MRPRSLTTTLALAFAATTLAVFGLVGTFVYFALEQQVKVQDDLDIVLAARHTRRLADELTDYGDILQHQERLESQVLGNEALSLRILDSAGKTLVQHNVDPATATLEIPAAVPADAQITERSILPLATTAGAPIRALAVDALLQNGTTATIVVMRNMHDRWVLLDRYRDKLNVAGMLGVLLAFCIGYFLVRRAMRPVREMAVDAASITSDKLNTRIEMSRIPTELEPLVVSLNGMLAGLESSFQRLSQFTADLAHDMRTPLSNMRGAMEVALARPRPVEEYQATLESSLEECERLSRMIENVLFLARAEHPQFSKNMRVIDGGKELQHIGDYFEGLADDAGVHIVVCGSAMLRVDVELFRRAVSNLLANAMRFTPAQGVITLSIHDAGDMTRVCVENEGAPIHPSLLERIFDRFYRADPSRGASGAAAGSAGLGLAIVRTIMDLHGGRAHAESDARSTRFILTFPVAEAPGLPARQK
- a CDS encoding FTR1 family protein, with amino-acid sequence MLPTALIVFREVLEASLIVSIVLAASRGVAGRGWWVGGGLIGGLAGAALLALFADALSNLASGFGQEYFNAAVMFVAVAMLGWHSIWMSRHSREMARQIAEVGKAVASGTRPLAGLAIVVGAAVLREGAEAVLFLYGVLVSSPGQKPEMALGGVLGLAGGVFLGYAMYAGLLQIPLKRLFTVTNALIVLLAAGMASQGIGFLISADLVPTWGDAVWDTSGLLDETSLLGKMLHALIGYTARPAGTQIVAYVVTAVTIVLLSRVAAGREAYRHAVRH
- a CDS encoding DUF4148 domain-containing protein, with protein sequence MNKAAMFLLASLAIGVAGQASAQTSGLTRAEVNQQLVQAEAQGLLPSSGTDYPPNAAAVARNKAAFQAREQAHVSATGYGGATDGQTSH
- a CDS encoding efflux transporter outer membrane subunit, producing the protein MNRVPFALHRCAAALVCVALAACSTVPPYHQPEVAVPAHFAGSPQWSVAQPADSTPRGPWWTAYKDPQLDALEARVNVSNETLKKAVSSLQEARAMVDYQRAGFFPTVSAGVAQSRYRTSQNLLGKSLAGQTISDYSAGVSASWEPDLFGRIHDATLDAQASAEASAADVEALRLSLSSQLAVDYFNLRSLDTQKQLLDDSVSAYDAALQLLKRQLASGAIDASAVAQAQAQLESTRTQATEAASQRAMLEHAIATLIGEPASTFSIPSRQQTFLLPDIPHAVPSQLLERRPDIAAAERRVFAANAQIGEARAAFFPDLVLSASAGLESSFFAPWLTAPSLFWSIGPQLAGTLFDGGRRKASLESAHARYDGYVADYRQTVLTSFQQVEDNLTALNALADEACSQRVASDAAALSLKLVKNRFDAGAVSYLDVVTAQTIALTNERTAEQIDARRAVASVGLLVALGGGWRVRADQ